ctcactctgttatctctgttctctctgttctctctctcttttctctctctgttctttctctctctctattctctctctctgttctttctctctctctgttctttctctctctctgttctccctctctgttctctctctctgctctctctttcttttctctctgttctctattctctctctctgttttctctatctgctctctccctctatctctgttctccctctctctatgttttctctatgttgtctctctctctgttctccctcactctctcagttctctctcactctctgttctctctctctctgttctctctctctctgttctctctctctgttctccctttctgtctctctggtctctttctctctttgttctctctctacctgtatgtgagtgtgtgtatgtgtgtgtgttcccgtgtgcgttgtgtgtgtgtctgcacactATTGCCATGCTGTGTAAGAATATACAGTTGGATAGTTCTGTCATACATAAGCCTCTACTCCCTGACATCACAGACAGCTtccttacctgtgtgtgtgtgtgtgtgtgtgtgtgtgtgtgtgtgtgtgtgtgtgtgtgtgtgtgtgtgtgtgtgtgtgtgtgtgtgtgtgcgtgtgtgtgtgtgtgacagcttcattacctgtgtgtgtgttagagtgactGCCGGGTAATGCCGCACACAGTCAATCActgacagaggacacacacattcatactcacgcacacatacacacacacacgcacgcacgcacgcacgcacgcacacacacacacacacacagtgttctaCGCCTTAACAAGCTATCTTCAGGATGAAATGTCCTCCCTCTCCCAATGTGGGTTTGTGGGCTTTCCCCCCCTCTCCTTACCCGGTCAGCCTGTCTCCTGAACTGACCTGAGCAGCTCCCCATGTGGGATCACCTGTCCGTCACGCCACCGTGAGCCTATTGTCTGGCCCCGTTCTGAATGTCTAATGAGCTTCCTGTCCAGTTTCCTGTCCACCTCAGAGAGACATGCTAATCTAATTAGTGGTGCAGAACGTCAGCCACACATCATTCTGCTTATTGTTCATTACCTCTGCATAAGCATAGTACTACTCTctgtgggaacacacacacacacacacacacacacacacacacacacacacacacacacacacacacacaacacacacgcacagacacacacacacagacacacacacacatgcacagacacacacacacacacacacacacacacacacacacacacacacacacacacacacacacacacacacacacacacacacacacacacacacacacacacagacacacgcacagacacacacacacatgcacagacacacacacacatgcacagacacacacacacacacacacacacacacacacacacacacaaagacacacacacacacacacacacacacacacacacacacacacacacacacacacacacacacacacacacacacacacacacacacacacacacacacacacacagacacacacagacacagacacagggttGAGATGAGTGGTGAGTTAGGTTACTCATTGTCCTTACACAGTGAGACTGTCTGCATAGCTGGTAGGTGGACACATGACAGGAGGGTGACTGCTTAGTGTGGGAGGGAGGgtgcctgtcagtgtgtgtttcttgtttctgcttttgtgtgtgtgtgtgtgtgtgtgtgtgtgtgtgtgtgtgtgtgtgtgtgtgtgtgtgtgtgtgtgtgtgtgtgtgtgtgtgtgtgtgtgtgtgtgtgtgtgtgtgtgcctatgtgtgaGAGGGAGGGGGTAGTTTGTCCTACAaattctcacagtctcacgtcagaattattAATAAGAATTATACATGTTTTGAAGTTGATCTAAATGTCAaattcaaagtgtttaaggttaaggttagacattaactctgaattcTTAAGTTTAGACAATAACTCTGAATTCctaaggttagacattaactctgaatttttaagtttaggcattaactcttaATTTGTAAGGTTATATATTAACTCTGAAttgttaaggttagacattaactctgaattcttaagtttaggcattaactctgaattcttaagtttaggcattaactctgaattcttaagtttaggcattaactctgaattcttaaggttagacattaactctgaattcttaaggttagacattaactctgaattcTTAAGTTTAGACATTAACTATGAATTtttaaggttagacattaactctgaattcttaagtttaggcattaactctgaattcttaaggttagacattaactctgaattcttaagtttagacattaactctgaatttttaaggttagacattaactcagaattcttaagtttaggcattaactctgaatggttaaggtaagacaTTAacactgaatggttaaggtttgggataggcttaaaacaactttctattgGTGGATTTGAACCTCTTGGAATGAAaggcagatgcttacacccatccaccatccccgtccacaacgctCTAGCAAAGCCCaagcctacttgaaggtaacagcgctcactgttgtccctagtggccggtttccacgtcatctcccgacgtcctcagacatggatggacccCTGTCAGACAGGAGTGGGTCCCAGGGACGGGCTAcctccctaacctctgacccctgtcaGACAGGAGTGGGTCCCAGGGACGGGCTAcctccctaacctctgacccctgtcaGACAGGAGTGGGTCCCAGGGACGGGCTAcctccctaacctctgacccctgtcaGACAGGAGTGGGTCCATGGGGGATCCTGTGGGAGAAACCCCAGTCCCCTCCTGACAGTAGAGCTGTCCTATAGGTAGAAGCTGTCTCCTCAGAGACCCTATTATAGAAGCCTCACAGTGTCCTATACAATGCCCTAAAATGGTTCCTACTACTGGTGGTTAAGGCCAGTAAGTCTTAAGTACTAAGATATTAATCATTGTTTTGCCTGTTGTCACGGCGATTCATTGTTCTATGTCATTTCCAATATTATGTTGACATATAAAGTGGTAGAACGTGACCAATGAATGTAGTGATGTGGATGGTTGAATACAACAATACTGCCCTCTACTGGGCAGATGTAGGCCAACTGTTTATCAAACCCAAAATGGAGTTTCCTCTTGACAAGAACAGGATAAGTGTTTTAAAATCGATAACATTCCCTTCCTTTATAACCACAATCAGGAACagtattaaaaaaaacattagaaCTGACTTTATTTACAGTGTATGTATGAAGGGATCCTAATATTTACAGATTTCAGATTTCTGGACTTTACAAATATTCACAAAactacacagacataaacacatataTTCCCTCATCATCATCTCTGGAAAAGAATAGAAGTAAAAAAACAGTTTTGATGGCAGAAAGACAAGGTAGTTATGGTGACAGTAGTTGAAATGGATGACAAAAAGCTGTGTGGAAGCCTTATTTCAAAAGCTGTGTGGAAGCCTTATTTTAAAAGCTGTGTGGAAGCCTTATTTCAAAGGCTGTGTGGAAGCCTTATTTTAAAAGCTGTGTGGAAGCCTTATTTTAAAAGCTGTGTGGAAGCCTTATTTCAAAGGCTGTGTGGAAGCCTTATTTTAAAAGCTGTGTGGAAGCCTTATTTCAAAGGCTGTGTGGAAGCCTTATTTTAAAAGCTGTGTGGAAGCCTTATTTTAAAAGCTGTGTGGAAGCCTTATTTTAAAAGCTGTGTGGAAGCCTTATTTTAAAAGCTGTGTGGAAGCCTTATTTCAAAAGCTGTGTGGAAGCCTTATTTTAAAAGCTGTGTGGAAGCCTTATTTCAAAAGCTGTGTGGAAGCCTTATTTTAAAAGCTGTGTGGAAGCCTTATTTTAAAAGCTGTGTGGAAGCCTTATTTTAAAAGCTGTGTGGAAGCCTTATTTTAAAAGCTGTGTGGAAGCCTTATTTTAAAAGCTGTGTGGAAGCCTTATTTTAAAAGCTGTGTGGAAGCCTTATTTTAAGATGAAATGAGAGCAAACacagtgtcccaaatagcaccctattccctacatagtgcactactttggaccagagccctatcgggtgacatttgggatgcagaataTTGTAAGTTACCGTGTCCTGGTTGGCGGTGATGTTCCTATGGAGAGACAGACATGCTGAGAGTGTCTTCTTCCTGGTTGGGGTTAGGTCTGGTCCTATcaggtagagacagagctaggGTTTCTTCCTGGTCGGGGTTAGGTCTGGTCCTATcaggtagagacagagctaggGTTTCTTCCTGGTCGGGGTTAGGTCTGGTCCTATCAGGCAGAGACAGAGCTAGGGTTTCTTCCTGGTCGGGGTTAGGTCTGGTCCTATcaggtagagacagagctaggGTTTCTTCCTGGTCGGGGTTAGGTCTGGTCCTATcaggtagagacagagctaggGTCTCTTCCTGGTCGGGGTTAGGTCTGGTCCTATcaggtagagacagagctaggGTCTCTTCCTGGCTGGGGTTAGGTCTGGTCCTATcaggtagagacagagctaggGTCTCTTCCTGGTTGGGGTTAGGTCTGGTCCTATcaggtagagacagagctaggGTCTCTTCCTGGCTGGGGTTAGGTCTGGTCCTATcaggtagagacagagctaggGTCTCTGGGGGTGAGGAAGCAGTTCCAGCTTTGCTGCTGGGTTCCGGCTCTACAAACCCACTGAAAAAagagacacatactgtacaattAAATTCAACTGCCCTGGACAGACAATTCCAATGAAAACTGCACTGGACAGAGAATTCCAATTCAACTGCACTGGACAGAGAATTCCAATTCAACTGCACTGGACAGAGAATTCCAATTCAACTGCACTGGACAGAAAAATCCAATTCAACTGCACTGGACAGAAAACCCCAATTCAACTGCACTGGACAGAGAATTCCAATTCAACTGCACTGGACAGAGAATTCCAATTCAACTGCACTGGACAGAGAATTCCAATTCAACTGCACTGGACAGAGAATTCCAATTCAACTGCACTGGACAGAGAATTCCAATTCAACTGCACTGGACAGAGAATTCCAATTCAACTGCACTGGACAGAGAATTCCAATTCAACTGCACTGGACATCATATAATGTCGCCCTTTCTGTTAGGTTTGACTTTTacatacattgtgtgtgtgtgtgtctaatgtatgtgtgtgtgtgtctaatgtatgtgtgtgtgtgtctaatgtatgtgtgtgtgtgtgtgtgtgtgtgtgtgtgtgtgtgtgtgtgtgtgtgtgtgtgtgtgtgtgtgtgtgtgtgtgtgtgtgtgtctaatgtatgtgtgtgtgtgtgtgtgtgtgtgtgtctaatgtatgtgtgtgtgtctatgtgtgtgtgtgtgtgtgtgtgtgtgtgtgtgtgtgtgtgtgtgtgtgtgtgtgtgtgtgtgtgtgtgtgtctaatgtatgtgtgtgtgtctaatgtgtgtgtgtgtgtgtgtgtgtgtgtctgtgtgtgtgtgtgtgtgtgtgtgtgtgtgtgtctaatgtagtgtgtgtgtgtgtgtgtgtctaatgtatgtgtgtgtgtctagtgtgtgtgtgtgtgtctaatgtatgtgtgtgtgtctaatgtgtgtgtgtgtgtgtctaatgtatgtgtgtgtgtgtgtgtgtgtctaatgtatgtgtgtgtgtctagtgtgtgtgtgtgtgtgtgtgtgtgtgtgtgtgtgtgtgtgtgtgtgtgtgtgtgtgtgtgtgtgcgtgtgtgtgtgtgtgtgtgtgtgtgtgtgtgtgtgtgtctaatgtatgtgtgtgtgtctaatgtgtgtgtgtgtgtgtgtgtgtgtgtctaatgtatgtgtgtgtgtgtgtgtgtgtgtgtctaatgtatgtgtgtgtgtctagtgtgtgtgtgtgtgtgtgtgtgtgtgtgtgtgtgtgtgtgtgtgtggtgtctaatgtgtgtgtgtgtgtgtgtgtgcttgtgaggCCTACCTACCTAACAGAGTCGGAGTCACAGGACTCCTTGCGGCTGGTCTCTAACAGGTCCTCCTGGGAGTGGAAGCGTTGCAGTTTGCAGCCGCAGCGCAGCACGGCCTGGGACACAGAGTAATGGGTTCTCCCTGAGGCGCAGGCC
The sequence above is drawn from the Salmo salar chromosome ssa05, Ssal_v3.1, whole genome shotgun sequence genome and encodes:
- the LOC106599196 gene encoding sorting nexin-10 isoform X1, translated to MREVINNLVFQFISVWVRDPRIQKNDFWHAHMDYEICIHTNSLCFTKKISCVRRRYREFVWLRQKLQTNSLLMVQLPELPPKNPFFSLNNAQQITERMKGLQKFLQLTLESNLLLSDSCLHLFLQSELGVSQIEACASGRTHYSVSQAVLRCGCKLQRFHSQEDLLETSRKESCDSDSVSGFVEPEPSSKAGTASSPPETLALSLPDRTRPNPSQEETLALSLPDRTRPNPNQEETLALSLPDRTRPNPSQEETLALSLPDRTRPNPDQEETLALSLPDRTRPNPDQEETLALSLPDRTRPNPDQEETLALSLPDRTRPNPDQEETLALSLPDRTRPNPDQEETLALSLPDRTRPNPNQEEDTLSMSVSP
- the LOC106599196 gene encoding sorting nexin-10 isoform X2; protein product: MEQFISVWVRDPRIQKNDFWHAHMDYEICIHTNSLCFTKKISCVRRRYREFVWLRQKLQTNSLLMVQLPELPPKNPFFSLNNAQQITERMKGLQKFLQLTLESNLLLSDSCLHLFLQSELGVSQIEACASGRTHYSVSQAVLRCGCKLQRFHSQEDLLETSRKESCDSDSVSGFVEPEPSSKAGTASSPPETLALSLPDRTRPNPSQEETLALSLPDRTRPNPNQEETLALSLPDRTRPNPSQEETLALSLPDRTRPNPDQEETLALSLPDRTRPNPDQEETLALSLPDRTRPNPDQEETLALSLPDRTRPNPDQEETLALSLPDRTRPNPDQEETLALSLPDRTRPNPNQEEDTLSMSVSP